The following proteins come from a genomic window of Lolium rigidum isolate FL_2022 chromosome 5, APGP_CSIRO_Lrig_0.1, whole genome shotgun sequence:
- the LOC124656593 gene encoding NDR1/HIN1-like protein 6 codes for MGKRSVPRYPEDEDKGGGCCCCLLGCCCFFFLILLSLFAGVAYLYYAYNPKPPSYSMSNMAISQFEFSSSDLTLYTKLVASVRAENPNEKISIKFDDGSRTVVSYRGTPLCSGKIPTLVQGPKNITVMEIAMEGRHGFGSGLQEALEESEKEGNVPLDIYVSVPVQLQFGVFDLPRIKVNVHAALVVDSLSPKKKPTIKSATYQGNVELV; via the coding sequence cggcggctgctgctgctgcctgctcgggtgctgctgcttcttcttcctcatcctcttgTCGTTGTTCGCCGGCGTAGCCTACCTCTACTACGCATACAACCCCAAGCCGCCGTCCTACTCCATGAGCAACATGGCCATCTCGCAGTTCGAGTTCAGCTCCTCCGACCTCACGCTCTACACCAAGCTCGTCGCCAGCGTGCGCGCCGAAAATCCCAACGAAAAGATCAGCATCAAGTTTGACGATGGCTCCCGCACCGTCGTCTCCTACCGCGGGACGCCGCTGTGCTCCGGCAAGATCCCAACCCTCGTACAGGGCCCCAAGAACATCACCGTCATGGAGATCGCCATGGAGGGGCGGCACGGGTTCGGGTCCGGCCTACAGGAGGCGCTCGAGGAGAGCGAGAAGGAAGGCAACGTGCCGCTCGACATTTACGTCAGCGTGCCGGTGCAGCTGCAGTTCGGGGTCTTCGATTTGCCGCGGATCAAGGTGAACGTGCACGCCGCTCTCGTCGTCGACAGCCTCTCGCCCAAGAAGAAGCCTACCATCAAGTCGGCCACTTACCAGGGCAACGTAGAGTTGGTCTGA